The Chryseolinea soli genome contains a region encoding:
- a CDS encoding beta strand repeat-containing protein: protein MKIFLPLLFLYGIVLFTPYNTQAQCNPPITTVPTLKGPTSVSVGTSYSFCLGTTAVLNYYWSLSDGTVDYPGPSISKVISWSTAGTKTITVTSSDMCGNTGPATTFTINVVNQAALAAPTAITGPAALCQNAAGTYSVPAVSGMTPAWHVCYEPLIPTAPTLTPSGNNVAFTGTFPGTYTLYASYSNGTYTSPSRAVTITVKPTTLGTASIYGSNQACLNTSTVFVGGAPGADAVSWSLNDGGTLTPNGAQATVNWNKTGGPYQLTATASNSCTGATQTATFNVTVGPAQLATPTITPSSTQFCLNGTVTFTATPAGATSYTWTKTEPSGLTTNVTTAANTYAVTFYNGGTYNIKVTQSNGFCSSGAGQYAAVVQDRPTPSVTLPQKTGCLNTEYVITATDYPNHTYIWGVGDGTIIGDNNKSTIHVTWNSLGRKDIFVTAINPCGIGGANMLGSEFYIQPSSISLTDITGTTNVCPGNYTYVISAGLDASLITWQITPSGGGVITIPSFPYLPYNPGASINWTTPGTYTLKATATNGCGGSSVKTTTVTVSAGTKPNDVTISGPEVSGNYTGCAGTPYTFSVPAQSGVSFAWSAPDATLTPSGNTATVTWSTAGTKYVYVTPYNGSCQGNTVYRPTTVSLQPVGGTATAATPTVCSDASAVINLTGNTGYANWQYRSGSSPSNLSAWQPIASAIGLNTLNYTVTNTTSANFYYEFKAISSAGTNSNCSDATSTTASVTVPPLPVVSFPSGVIICSQQTVNLALSSSMPNTTFNWTILDANSVSGQSPGTGSSIQQVLTNIGPNQQGYVKYNIAGTANGCTGNVVTAQVTVQALPSITNTTAQLQSTICNNASFSFTPSVSPAGTTYAWTSVSSAGVAGASPSGTSTINNLLTNTGTGNGTVTYTIVPTASGCVGPSKNYVATVKPPVTIVAANKTICSGQGANVTLGPSTNTSFSWTVKQVNGNIFGPTSGTGATINNTLSNNNSAPGNVVYAVSSTYNGCNTITPVDVTVTVNPVATVNYTGGTTSICSGQLLSFTPTSATAGATFTYAVTSADPSISGYSSGTGAINQTLVNSGTTSAQLVYTITPAIGGCVGTPATKTVTVLPTAAAPSLTDKSICSGQSTAINLPSSAYSWTVKNATNVSGGAAGSGNVINQTLTATSATVAGTLTYAVVSTGGTCPSNPKDVTVTVNPLPLMTSPNIQRLDSICSGQSVNFTPAANISGSTFAYTASSSSGSITGFASGTGTISQTLTNTGAPGNVTYTITPTANGCAGATANYIVLVRSKIIASITGGNVVCFGTPNILRAMPVGYTYSWSTGATSQNISVTTAGTYTVTISRSGLCAGTASKTESVFNSPGSISQSGDLCTNGVATLSAPSGSSYSWSTGASSQSIMVFNPGTYSVNVFYTEGCQKSLSKSVILPAPPPGGTCGQPEFVANPEARPRSSEAEVSNDQTAETGNRASFRLHIQENPFRETLSFLIETPGEQQAQVRLIDLNGRVIHESTESTNALIGITPQVASQVLLLSVRTGQNQVVKRVVKID from the coding sequence ATGAAAATCTTTTTACCCCTCCTGTTTCTCTATGGTATTGTTTTGTTCACTCCTTATAATACCCAAGCACAATGTAACCCTCCGATCACTACTGTTCCCACGCTGAAAGGGCCGACATCGGTGAGCGTCGGGACCAGTTACAGTTTTTGTCTGGGCACCACGGCTGTCCTCAATTATTATTGGAGTCTTTCGGATGGCACCGTGGATTATCCGGGGCCATCCATCTCCAAGGTGATCTCCTGGTCGACCGCCGGAACGAAAACCATTACGGTTACATCCAGCGATATGTGCGGAAATACCGGGCCGGCCACCACCTTCACGATCAACGTGGTGAACCAGGCAGCGCTCGCTGCACCTACGGCGATCACCGGACCGGCCGCCCTGTGTCAGAATGCCGCTGGTACCTACTCCGTTCCTGCGGTATCGGGCATGACGCCGGCGTGGCATGTATGTTATGAGCCGCTCATTCCAACGGCACCCACACTGACACCCAGCGGAAACAATGTCGCCTTCACGGGGACGTTTCCGGGCACCTATACGCTATATGCCTCCTATTCCAACGGCACCTATACCAGTCCATCCCGTGCCGTGACTATTACCGTCAAGCCGACCACCCTCGGTACGGCTTCGATATACGGATCGAATCAGGCATGCCTCAACACGAGCACCGTGTTCGTCGGTGGCGCGCCAGGTGCCGACGCCGTGTCCTGGTCGCTGAATGACGGCGGCACCCTTACTCCCAACGGTGCGCAGGCGACCGTGAACTGGAACAAAACAGGTGGTCCCTATCAACTCACGGCTACAGCTTCCAATAGCTGCACCGGCGCTACACAAACCGCCACCTTCAACGTGACGGTAGGGCCCGCTCAGTTGGCCACGCCAACCATAACCCCCTCCAGTACGCAATTCTGTTTGAATGGCACGGTCACCTTTACCGCCACTCCTGCAGGAGCCACTTCATACACCTGGACCAAGACAGAGCCCAGCGGCCTCACCACCAACGTAACTACAGCGGCAAATACCTATGCTGTAACGTTCTACAATGGAGGCACCTACAATATCAAGGTAACGCAATCGAACGGATTCTGCTCCAGCGGCGCAGGGCAGTATGCTGCAGTCGTTCAAGACAGACCGACGCCGAGTGTAACCCTGCCACAAAAGACGGGTTGTCTTAACACAGAATATGTCATTACAGCAACCGATTACCCTAATCATACCTATATATGGGGTGTGGGCGATGGCACCATTATCGGTGACAACAACAAGAGCACCATTCATGTCACTTGGAATTCGCTCGGCCGCAAAGATATTTTTGTGACGGCTATCAATCCCTGCGGAATTGGTGGTGCGAACATGCTCGGATCAGAATTTTACATTCAACCCTCCAGCATCAGTCTCACGGATATCACGGGAACTACCAACGTATGTCCTGGCAATTATACTTATGTCATAAGTGCAGGCCTGGACGCGTCATTGATTACATGGCAGATCACACCTTCTGGTGGAGGTGTCATTACCATCCCCTCGTTTCCGTATCTCCCTTACAATCCGGGCGCCTCGATCAATTGGACAACGCCAGGCACGTATACGCTGAAAGCGACAGCGACCAACGGATGCGGTGGATCGAGTGTAAAAACGACTACGGTGACCGTTAGTGCCGGTACCAAGCCCAACGACGTAACCATCTCTGGCCCCGAAGTAAGCGGTAATTACACAGGGTGCGCCGGGACTCCGTATACTTTTTCGGTGCCCGCACAATCCGGCGTTTCCTTTGCATGGTCTGCGCCGGATGCCACCCTAACACCATCTGGCAATACGGCCACGGTGACCTGGTCCACAGCTGGAACCAAATACGTCTACGTAACGCCATACAACGGCAGCTGTCAGGGCAACACGGTCTACCGGCCTACTACAGTTTCTCTCCAGCCGGTGGGCGGTACGGCAACGGCTGCCACGCCTACCGTGTGTTCAGACGCTTCGGCGGTGATCAACCTGACGGGTAATACGGGCTACGCTAACTGGCAATATCGAAGCGGGAGCAGTCCCTCCAATCTTTCGGCCTGGCAACCTATCGCTTCGGCAATTGGCTTGAATACGCTCAATTACACCGTAACCAACACCACCAGTGCCAATTTCTACTATGAGTTTAAGGCGATATCCAGCGCTGGCACGAATTCGAATTGCAGTGATGCAACCTCAACGACGGCATCTGTCACCGTACCTCCACTGCCGGTAGTTTCTTTTCCATCCGGGGTCATTATTTGCTCGCAACAAACCGTTAATCTGGCCCTGAGCTCCAGTATGCCGAATACAACCTTTAACTGGACGATACTAGACGCTAACTCCGTATCCGGTCAATCGCCCGGCACGGGTAGCTCCATACAGCAGGTGCTCACCAACATAGGACCTAACCAACAGGGATACGTAAAATACAACATTGCCGGAACTGCCAATGGATGCACCGGCAACGTCGTAACAGCGCAGGTGACTGTGCAGGCGCTGCCTTCCATTACCAATACGACAGCGCAACTACAATCCACGATCTGTAACAATGCGAGCTTCAGCTTTACACCCTCAGTATCTCCCGCAGGCACTACTTACGCATGGACATCCGTGTCGTCCGCGGGAGTTGCAGGCGCTTCGCCATCGGGCACTAGCACCATCAACAACCTCCTGACCAATACAGGAACCGGAAATGGAACGGTAACCTATACGATAGTGCCTACCGCTTCAGGTTGTGTCGGTCCATCGAAAAATTATGTGGCCACGGTCAAACCTCCGGTAACCATCGTTGCTGCCAATAAGACCATCTGTTCGGGACAAGGCGCAAACGTTACCCTTGGGCCATCGACGAACACGTCTTTCTCCTGGACGGTTAAGCAGGTTAACGGCAACATCTTCGGTCCCACGAGCGGTACGGGAGCTACGATCAACAATACCCTGTCTAACAACAACAGTGCACCTGGCAATGTAGTCTACGCGGTTTCATCGACCTATAATGGATGCAACACCATCACGCCGGTGGATGTGACGGTCACGGTCAACCCGGTTGCTACCGTTAACTATACCGGTGGCACCACCTCCATCTGTAGCGGCCAACTTCTAAGTTTCACACCGACTTCAGCTACTGCAGGCGCAACGTTTACCTATGCGGTTACTTCAGCCGATCCTTCCATCAGCGGATACTCCAGCGGCACAGGCGCTATCAATCAAACCCTGGTCAACTCCGGGACCACCAGCGCGCAACTGGTTTATACCATTACGCCGGCCATCGGCGGATGTGTCGGGACTCCTGCTACCAAAACTGTGACCGTGTTGCCCACAGCGGCAGCCCCGTCCCTCACCGACAAATCGATCTGCTCGGGTCAGAGCACGGCGATCAATCTACCCTCTTCCGCCTATTCATGGACCGTCAAGAATGCCACGAATGTATCGGGCGGAGCTGCCGGATCCGGAAATGTGATCAACCAAACGCTGACGGCTACGTCGGCAACTGTAGCGGGTACGTTGACCTACGCCGTGGTATCGACCGGCGGAACGTGTCCTTCCAATCCCAAGGATGTGACGGTAACCGTGAACCCTCTGCCCTTGATGACGTCGCCGAACATTCAGCGCCTGGACTCGATCTGCAGCGGGCAGTCTGTGAACTTCACGCCGGCAGCCAATATTTCCGGATCGACGTTCGCCTACACCGCCTCCTCCAGTTCCGGTTCGATCACCGGATTTGCTTCGGGCACGGGCACCATTTCACAAACGCTTACCAATACGGGGGCCCCAGGCAACGTGACGTATACCATAACGCCGACAGCCAACGGCTGCGCCGGAGCAACCGCCAATTATATTGTATTGGTGCGTTCGAAGATTATTGCTTCCATAACGGGCGGCAATGTGGTCTGTTTCGGCACACCCAATATCCTGCGTGCCATGCCGGTGGGCTATACCTATTCATGGTCGACCGGTGCTACCAGTCAGAACATCAGCGTAACCACGGCAGGTACCTATACTGTAACCATATCTAGATCTGGCCTCTGTGCCGGAACGGCGAGCAAGACCGAAAGCGTATTCAATTCACCGGGAAGCATTTCGCAGAGCGGAGACCTCTGTACCAATGGCGTAGCGACGCTCTCGGCTCCCTCCGGCTCATCGTATAGCTGGTCAACCGGTGCCAGCAGCCAGTCGATCATGGTATTTAACCCCGGCACTTATAGCGTGAATGTATTTTATACCGAAGGGTGTCAGAAGAGTTTGTCTAAATCCGTGATCCTGCCCGCGCCTCCCCCAGGAGGTACATGCGGCCAGCCCGAGTTTGTGGCCAATCCGGAAGCACGCCCGCGCAGCAGTGAAGCAGAAGTGTCCAACGATCAGACCGCTGAAACGGGGAACCGCGCATCCTTCCGTCTTCACATCCAGGAAAACCCCTTCCGGGAAACGCTATCCTTTCTGATCGAGACGCCTGGCGAACAACAAGCTCAAGTCCGCCTGATCGATCTCAATGGAAGAGTGATCCACGAATCCACGGAGTCTACCAACGCATTGATTGGCATCACACCCCAGGTGGCAAGCCAGGTTTTGCTCCTCAGTGTCCGCACCGGGCAGAACCAAGTTGTAAAAAGGGTGGTGAAAATAGATTAA
- a CDS encoding ABC transporter permease, translating to MIRNYFKVALRSIFRNKLTAFINIAGLAIAMTAVLLIYFFISDELSYDRYHTKIDRTYRVTREFFGENGETTLNLPCIAAPFGPFLKNDFGEIQAMARTLAYGRYGFDVAVEENGEITKAAQEEDLFFAEPDVFKIFDIPVLSGNPAKALERPLTVMLSESAARKYFATTDVVGKHLKGNGNLDLEVTGVYKDFPAQSHWHPDLLVAFSTLYNIFGPNAFDNDYGGNNFYTYILLEPGADPKKLEAAMPAFIDKHMGAHGRANWGVPQNWVASKTTKLYIEPAADIHLRSHLADEIEVNGNINSVYMMGVIGLFIVLIACFNFVNLSTARATKRAKEVGMRKVAGALKSQLIGQYLSESVLIALFALILATAFAGIALPWMNDLTGKSIAFHLTTHWPVIIGTIAFACIVGLLAGTYPAFILAAFRPAAVLKGQQASLKGKGGIRRVLVVAQFAISIVLIIATAVTVQQLGYLNARDIGYNKDQIITLRSYPELADNYDAFYNQLTSSSAIQNIGRSSRIPTGRLLDWQGNASVVKGDSLVSTDVLLRSLQVDYEFFATYDIPVVAGRLFSRDIPSDDSIAFIINETAARQIGWATIDEGIGKDIKAGDTQGKLIGIVKDFNFESLHQEIVPMVFRIGDGSNNNLSVKIDGAHFQQAIADLEKKWKEFLPTRPFEYQVMSDRYRRLYEEDQKQSQLFTIFSGMAIFIACLGLFGLATFNTLQRIKEIGIRKVLGASVPNILALLSREIVVLILAASLIAWPVAWFVMSEWLDSFAYHVDMNVLVYVLAAIGAVLLALLTVSVQTIRAALTNPSDTLRYE from the coding sequence GGGCCTTGCCATCGCTATGACCGCGGTCCTCCTCATCTACTTTTTCATCAGCGACGAGCTCAGCTACGACCGCTATCACACCAAAATAGACCGGACCTATCGCGTGACCCGCGAATTCTTCGGCGAGAACGGCGAAACAACCCTTAACCTCCCCTGCATCGCCGCACCCTTTGGTCCCTTCCTCAAAAACGACTTCGGCGAGATCCAGGCCATGGCCCGCACACTCGCCTACGGCCGCTACGGCTTCGACGTAGCCGTCGAAGAAAATGGTGAAATCACCAAAGCAGCCCAGGAAGAAGACCTATTCTTCGCCGAACCCGACGTCTTCAAAATATTCGACATCCCCGTGCTCAGCGGAAACCCCGCCAAAGCACTCGAGCGCCCCCTCACCGTCATGCTCTCTGAAAGTGCCGCCCGGAAATATTTCGCCACCACCGACGTTGTCGGCAAGCACCTTAAAGGCAACGGCAACCTCGACCTTGAAGTGACCGGTGTCTACAAAGACTTTCCCGCTCAATCACACTGGCACCCCGATCTGCTCGTAGCCTTCAGCACCCTCTACAACATCTTCGGCCCCAATGCGTTCGACAACGACTATGGCGGCAACAATTTCTACACCTACATCCTCCTCGAGCCCGGCGCCGATCCCAAAAAGCTCGAAGCCGCCATGCCCGCCTTCATCGACAAGCACATGGGCGCCCATGGCCGCGCCAACTGGGGCGTGCCACAAAACTGGGTAGCTTCAAAGACCACCAAGCTATATATCGAGCCCGCAGCCGACATTCACCTCCGCTCCCATCTCGCTGATGAGATCGAGGTGAACGGCAACATCAACAGCGTCTACATGATGGGCGTTATCGGCCTGTTCATCGTCCTCATCGCCTGTTTCAATTTCGTCAACCTCTCCACCGCGCGCGCCACCAAACGCGCCAAAGAGGTAGGCATGCGCAAGGTAGCCGGCGCGTTGAAAAGCCAGCTCATCGGCCAGTACCTCAGCGAGTCCGTGCTCATCGCCCTATTTGCCCTCATACTGGCCACCGCTTTCGCCGGCATTGCGCTCCCGTGGATGAACGACCTCACCGGCAAGTCCATCGCCTTTCATCTTACCACCCATTGGCCCGTCATCATCGGCACCATAGCGTTCGCTTGTATCGTCGGCCTTCTCGCAGGCACCTACCCCGCGTTCATCCTCGCCGCCTTCAGACCCGCTGCCGTACTCAAAGGCCAGCAGGCTTCCCTGAAAGGTAAAGGCGGAATACGCCGCGTGCTCGTCGTCGCACAGTTCGCCATCTCCATCGTGCTCATCATCGCCACCGCCGTCACCGTCCAGCAGCTTGGATACCTCAACGCCCGCGACATCGGCTACAACAAAGACCAGATCATCACACTCCGCAGCTACCCCGAGCTCGCCGATAACTACGACGCCTTCTACAACCAGCTCACCAGCTCCTCCGCCATCCAAAACATCGGTCGCTCCTCCCGCATCCCCACAGGCCGACTCCTCGACTGGCAAGGCAACGCCTCCGTCGTCAAAGGCGATAGCCTCGTATCCACGGACGTATTGCTCAGGTCCCTGCAAGTAGACTACGAGTTCTTCGCCACCTACGACATCCCCGTCGTCGCAGGCCGCCTCTTCTCGCGAGACATACCGAGCGACGACTCCATCGCCTTCATCATCAACGAAACCGCAGCACGCCAGATCGGCTGGGCAACTATCGACGAAGGCATCGGCAAAGACATCAAAGCCGGCGACACCCAGGGAAAGCTCATCGGCATCGTCAAAGACTTCAACTTCGAATCGCTCCACCAGGAGATCGTGCCCATGGTTTTCCGCATCGGCGACGGCTCCAACAACAACCTCTCCGTTAAGATCGATGGCGCCCACTTCCAGCAAGCCATCGCCGACCTCGAAAAGAAATGGAAAGAGTTCCTCCCCACGCGCCCCTTCGAATACCAGGTCATGAGCGACCGCTACCGTCGCCTCTATGAAGAAGATCAGAAACAAAGCCAGCTCTTCACCATCTTCTCCGGCATGGCCATCTTCATCGCGTGCCTCGGTCTGTTCGGCCTTGCCACGTTCAATACCTTGCAACGCATCAAAGAGATCGGCATTCGCAAAGTACTCGGCGCATCCGTACCCAACATCCTCGCCCTGCTCTCGCGAGAGATCGTCGTGCTCATCCTCGCCGCCAGCCTCATCGCCTGGCCCGTCGCCTGGTTCGTCATGAGCGAGTGGCTGGACTCCTTCGCGTATCATGTGGATATGAATGTGTTGGTATATGTGCTGGCCGCCATAGGCGCTGTATTGTTAGCGCTGCTCACCGTAAGCGTGCAGACCATCCGTGCCGCCCTCACCAACCCGTCTGACACCCTTCGTTACGAATAG
- a CDS encoding cyclase family protein — protein MDRRVKFDFEIYFTNGGNIKGEDFRLDIEGDTISDKALADYIIADLRLLMVGEAKILNKEILTEPHKRKPIKEQSGSSVLVDLSHTITSGLVTYKGLPAPVICDYLSREDSKQFYAPGTTFQIGKIEMVTNTGTYIDCPFHRFEGGKDVSEFGLERFADLEGVVIRVPYTESLAITVEHVKNYEIRNRAVLLHTGWDAHWNTETYYDGHPYVTREAAEFLRDCAVKLVGIDSHNIDDTRDKERPVHTTLLGAEILIVEHLCNLYTLPADGFTFSAIPPKFKGVGTFPVRAMARIR, from the coding sequence ATGGATAGACGTGTAAAATTTGATTTTGAGATCTACTTCACCAACGGCGGCAACATCAAAGGTGAAGATTTTCGCCTCGACATCGAGGGTGATACCATCTCCGACAAAGCTTTGGCAGACTACATTATTGCCGACCTCCGCCTGCTCATGGTGGGGGAAGCTAAGATTCTGAACAAAGAAATTCTTACTGAGCCGCACAAGCGAAAGCCTATCAAAGAACAAAGTGGGTCGTCGGTACTCGTCGATCTCAGTCATACCATCACCTCCGGGTTGGTCACCTACAAGGGTTTGCCCGCGCCGGTGATCTGCGACTATCTGAGTCGTGAGGACTCGAAGCAATTCTATGCGCCGGGCACAACGTTTCAGATCGGCAAAATAGAAATGGTAACGAACACCGGCACGTATATCGATTGTCCCTTTCACCGGTTTGAAGGTGGCAAAGATGTTTCCGAGTTTGGGTTGGAGCGTTTTGCAGATCTTGAAGGCGTCGTGATCCGCGTGCCCTATACCGAGTCGCTGGCCATCACCGTCGAACATGTGAAGAACTATGAAATACGGAATCGCGCCGTGCTGTTGCATACGGGTTGGGATGCGCATTGGAACACGGAAACGTATTATGACGGGCACCCTTATGTGACCCGCGAGGCCGCCGAATTCCTGCGCGACTGCGCCGTGAAACTGGTAGGCATCGACTCCCACAACATCGATGATACCCGGGATAAGGAGCGGCCGGTGCACACCACATTGCTGGGCGCGGAGATACTTATTGTCGAACATTTGTGTAACTTGTATACACTGCCGGCCGACGGGTTCACATTCAGTGCCATCCCACCCAAATTCAAGGGCGTGGGCACTTTCCCGGTTCGTGCCATGGCCCGGATACGATGA
- a CDS encoding DUF4349 domain-containing protein yields the protein MKAICFSLAVITMMACHSRKDEVLKVAKFAVADETFNDMAAPTPQKMMMSSSVDTDRKLIREARLQMDVTSLKNISDSVNVLLRQYHAYASNEAQDNQRYDLRKSMTIRVGEQQFEPMMKRLEALATRIVERSVTTQDVTLEYTDLQARLRSKKELEVRYHEILRQAKTVKDMLAIEEQLGATREEIESMEARFKRMTNLTTYCTLDVVFVQRLEAPPTGFAQEFGVALTNGWRSIMNAVLACVSVWPWAFVGFALIGFVIRFRKRRMAQVG from the coding sequence ATGAAAGCAATTTGTTTTTCTCTGGCCGTCATAACTATGATGGCGTGTCATTCCCGCAAGGACGAAGTACTCAAAGTAGCCAAATTTGCCGTAGCCGATGAAACCTTCAACGACATGGCTGCGCCAACTCCTCAAAAAATGATGATGTCATCCTCCGTGGATACTGATCGTAAACTTATCCGCGAAGCCCGCCTGCAGATGGACGTCACCTCACTAAAAAATATCAGCGATTCCGTGAACGTGCTGCTCCGCCAATACCACGCCTATGCCTCCAATGAAGCGCAGGACAATCAACGGTATGATCTCCGAAAGTCCATGACCATCCGCGTAGGCGAACAACAATTCGAGCCCATGATGAAACGGCTGGAAGCCCTGGCCACGCGCATCGTCGAACGGTCGGTCACCACGCAGGATGTCACCCTGGAATACACCGATCTCCAGGCACGCCTTCGCTCCAAAAAAGAATTGGAGGTTCGCTATCACGAGATCCTCCGACAAGCCAAGACCGTAAAAGACATGCTCGCCATCGAAGAGCAATTGGGCGCAACCCGCGAAGAGATCGAATCCATGGAGGCACGCTTCAAGCGCATGACCAACCTCACCACTTATTGCACGCTGGACGTTGTCTTCGTGCAGCGACTGGAAGCCCCGCCGACAGGCTTCGCCCAAGAGTTCGGCGTAGCCTTGACAAACGGCTGGCGCAGCATCATGAACGCCGTGCTGGCGTGTGTGAGCGTTTGGCCGTGGGCGTTCGTAGGCTTTGCCCTCATCGGATTTGTGATCCGTTTCCGCAAACGGCGGATGGCCCAGGTTGGGTGA
- a CDS encoding energy transducer TonB, with amino-acid sequence MRIENAEIQSMNDLVFENRNKAYGAYAIRRAYADNVQKALLFVLASAMIAMLFFHGEPMLVDSKIDRGIILDNFTPPKLIPQKSTPSSPVRRARGNAAPTVSTRPEETKQQQTDATTGTPDGPLTGEEPTDPGTIETKTEVITTPPPETHFDPLSCVKAMPEFDGGPEALAKYMRKNLKYPAIARRMSVEGTVFVSFVIDTNGHVIDVKVIKGIMKEFDEEAARVVSNMPPWIAGRIDNTPVMARMVLPIRFQLSH; translated from the coding sequence ATGAGAATCGAAAATGCAGAAATACAAAGCATGAATGACCTCGTGTTTGAAAACCGGAACAAAGCCTACGGCGCCTACGCCATCCGCCGGGCCTACGCCGACAATGTTCAAAAAGCGTTATTATTTGTACTCGCCTCTGCCATGATCGCTATGCTCTTTTTTCACGGCGAACCAATGCTTGTAGACTCGAAGATCGACAGAGGAATTATATTGGACAATTTCACTCCTCCCAAATTAATACCACAGAAATCCACTCCATCATCGCCGGTACGTCGCGCACGCGGAAACGCGGCCCCTACCGTATCAACGCGCCCCGAAGAAACAAAACAACAACAAACCGACGCCACCACAGGAACTCCCGATGGACCGCTCACGGGCGAGGAACCCACAGACCCTGGAACCATAGAAACAAAGACCGAGGTCATTACAACACCTCCGCCGGAAACACATTTCGACCCACTCTCTTGTGTCAAGGCAATGCCTGAATTTGACGGAGGCCCGGAGGCCTTGGCAAAATACATGCGCAAAAATTTGAAGTATCCCGCCATCGCGCGCCGCATGTCGGTTGAAGGCACCGTGTTCGTCAGCTTCGTCATTGACACCAACGGTCATGTCATCGACGTGAAGGTTATCAAGGGCATTATGAAGGAGTTCGACGAAGAAGCGGCGCGGGTCGTGTCGAACATGCCGCCCTGGATCGCCGGTCGCATAGACAACACACCCGTCATGGCGCGCATGGTGTTGCCCATCAGATTTCAATTGAGTCATTAA
- a CDS encoding energy transducer TonB, producing MRNENAEVPSMDDLVFENRNKEYGAYVIRKAYYDNVHKALFYVMIFFAGVMLLTIFYPGEPLIKVPEVAKKIITFTIPTIEAPRPAAPSAPIRRAATRTTPRVTTSVIPDEIVPPVTDDGSGAPDGAVDGVAPTEGTGPANADPVVATPAVVAPAGPIDIAEVMPQYQGGLQAMARYMQRNLRYPGIARRMEIEGAVFVSFVVNTDGRVIDAKVIKGISKECDEEAVRVVSNMPAWVAGRQGGVPVMVRMVLPIRFQLNR from the coding sequence ATGAGAAACGAAAATGCAGAAGTTCCCAGCATGGATGACCTGGTATTTGAAAATCGCAACAAAGAATACGGCGCCTACGTCATCCGCAAAGCATACTACGACAATGTCCACAAGGCGCTGTTCTATGTTATGATCTTCTTCGCCGGCGTCATGCTGCTGACGATCTTTTATCCGGGCGAGCCCCTGATCAAGGTGCCGGAAGTTGCAAAGAAAATTATTACGTTCACTATTCCCACCATAGAAGCACCCCGGCCTGCAGCTCCGAGTGCTCCCATACGGCGAGCGGCCACGAGAACAACACCCAGGGTAACAACGAGCGTTATCCCGGATGAAATAGTTCCGCCCGTAACGGACGATGGCTCGGGTGCACCGGATGGCGCGGTCGATGGTGTAGCCCCCACGGAAGGCACGGGACCTGCGAATGCCGACCCCGTTGTAGCCACACCCGCAGTAGTAGCACCCGCCGGCCCCATAGACATTGCCGAAGTCATGCCTCAATACCAAGGTGGCTTGCAAGCTATGGCACGATATATGCAACGAAATTTACGCTACCCCGGCATTGCGCGACGGATGGAAATTGAGGGGGCCGTTTTTGTGAGTTTCGTAGTGAATACCGACGGTCGCGTGATCGACGCCAAAGTGATCAAAGGCATCAGCAAGGAATGTGACGAAGAAGCCGTTCGCGTGGTATCCAACATGCCCGCATGGGTTGCCGGCCGCCAAGGCGGCGTACCCGTGATGGTGCGCATGGTGTTGCCGATCAGATTTCAATTAAATAGATAA